From the Desulfosarcina sp. BuS5 genome, one window contains:
- a CDS encoding ATP-binding protein, translating to MFEDVIVDQNPHWDNLFFEPGIPRKAMETVRKYIDARQVISIVGVRRCGKSTLLRQTINYLIREKDVLPSNILFLNLENPYFTPYREDIRNLEKIYDDYLKIVDPHGTIYFFLDELQYFSDWQVFIKSKYETENIKFFITGSNSQLLSSELVTLLSGRTLPLTLYPFDFNEYLLARGEQAASPIQAIRNRNRLRKLCDNYLSEGGFPEVVLAGKKLLKKDILFNYAKNILYQDIVPRFELKKPYEVEKLFYYLVSNISSLFTFNSLTKVVGLSDKTVKDYVGFFNDAFLLYTLERYDFSLKKQLRASKKIYCIDNGLTASAAFSFSANIGRYLENMVFCSFLQAEQKVYYYKTKNGLEVDFFCPDAIGSEKLLQVCADMQNEKTRQRECRALFKAFEELDLEGGIIVTMDEEDKIEKNGKIIRIVPAWKYFLYGVK from the coding sequence ATGTTCGAAGATGTTATTGTTGATCAAAATCCCCATTGGGATAATCTGTTTTTTGAACCCGGCATTCCGCGAAAGGCAATGGAAACGGTCAGGAAATATATTGATGCACGGCAGGTCATATCTATTGTCGGGGTTCGACGCTGCGGCAAGAGTACATTGCTGCGGCAGACCATAAACTATCTTATCCGGGAAAAAGATGTTTTGCCCTCAAATATCCTGTTTCTCAATCTTGAGAATCCATATTTTACTCCATATCGCGAAGATATCCGTAATCTTGAAAAAATATATGATGATTATTTAAAAATTGTTGATCCTCATGGAACAATTTATTTTTTTCTTGATGAATTACAGTATTTTAGCGATTGGCAGGTATTTATTAAATCAAAATATGAAACTGAAAATATAAAATTTTTTATCACGGGTTCAAATTCACAATTACTTTCTTCAGAGCTGGTCACACTGCTTTCAGGGCGGACGCTTCCGCTGACGCTGTATCCTTTTGACTTTAATGAATACCTGCTGGCCAGAGGTGAACAGGCGGCATCACCAATACAGGCCATTCGCAATCGTAACAGATTGAGAAAATTATGTGATAATTATTTATCTGAAGGTGGTTTTCCTGAAGTTGTACTGGCAGGAAAAAAACTTCTAAAAAAAGATATTTTATTCAATTATGCAAAAAATATTCTTTATCAGGATATTGTGCCTCGTTTTGAATTGAAAAAACCTTATGAGGTTGAAAAATTATTCTACTATCTTGTTTCAAATATCAGTAGTCTTTTTACTTTCAACAGCCTGACTAAAGTGGTTGGTTTATCTGACAAAACAGTCAAAGACTATGTGGGCTTTTTTAATGATGCTTTTTTACTTTATACGTTGGAGCGATATGATTTTTCGCTTAAAAAACAACTGCGTGCGTCAAAGAAAATTTACTGTATTGATAATGGGTTGACAGCTTCTGCAGCTTTTTCATTTTCTGCCAATATCGGTCGCTACCTGGAGAATATGGTTTTTTGCTCCTTTCTGCAGGCTGAGCAAAAAGTTTACTACTATAAAACTAAAAATGGTCTGGAGGTTGATTTTTTCTGTCCCGATGCAATTGGTTCAGAAAAACTTTTACAGGTTTGTGCAGATATGCAGAATGAAAAAACCAGGCAAAGAGAGTGCCGGGCTTTGTTTAAAGCTTTTGAGGAGTTAGATCTTGAGGGCGGTATAATCGTTACCATGGACGAGGAAGATAAAATAGAAAAAAATGGAAAAATAATTAGAATCGTACCAGCCTGGAAGTATTTTCTTTACGGAGTAAAGTAA
- a CDS encoding four helix bundle protein yields MLEQNEYIISKQIVRSGTSIGANVEEL; encoded by the coding sequence ATGTTAGAACAAAACGAATACATAATATCGAAACAGATTGTTCGCTCGGGAACAAGTATAGGCGCCAATGTAGAAGAGCTATAG
- a CDS encoding four helix bundle protein, translated as MSIASKEARETNCWLRLLRDSNLCNDLDLSVLLMNSEKIIKILTSYSQNNSR; from the coding sequence ATGTCCATAGCCTCCAAAGAAGCAAGAGAAACAAATTGCTGGTTACGTTTATTGCGGGACAGTAATCTTTGTAATGATCTGGATTTGTCCGTTTTGCTCATGAATTCTGAAAAAATCATCAAAATTCTCACCTCATATAGTCAAAACAACTCAAGATAA
- the asnB gene encoding asparagine synthase (glutamine-hydrolyzing), producing the protein MCGIFGIYFLNKDHPVNKQMVIDATTTMVHRGPDGCGYFVHKNVGLGHRRLSIIDLSTGKQPMFNEDERIATVYNGEIYNYKEIKKELEAKGHIFKTDCDTEVIVHGYEQWGADCVDKFNGMFAFAVWDNSAKKMWVVRDRLGIKPLYYYSDKDVFICASEIRAILKTGLVKPQLNENVLDAYFSLGYVPGPETMFKNIKKLAPGHWLMVDTSGIKEREYWDFNFNHIQEMNSNTATQYIKELLEDAVAKRLMSDVPLGAFLSGGLDSSLVVALMSNVTADPVNTFTVGYHEGESEEKYAKIIADKFKTSHNLFYLESNDFFSSLKTLVKFAEEPIVEPAAIALYHIAKLARKKVTVLLSGEGSDEIFGGYYLYQYMARIDKAHKILPNFIFPLLKSLGNRAPKMKQRKYLDWLTLPLSGRYQGTSSYLTDSQKKLLYTPDFFNSKSDYLESVFEGYFERVKKMDSLSQMLYVDTKTWLVDDLLVKADKMTMAASVELRVPFLDHRLVEAAMALPAKYKINGGEGKYILKKIAEPLLPREIVYRKKMGFPVPTKKWFQGELLNNVAEVITNLKGSSLFTRKILDKIISAHNKREDNSKILMTLLVFSEWMHENI; encoded by the coding sequence ATGTGTGGAATTTTCGGAATATATTTTTTAAACAAAGATCATCCTGTCAACAAACAGATGGTAATAGATGCCACCACCACCATGGTACACCGAGGCCCTGATGGCTGCGGGTATTTTGTGCATAAAAATGTTGGTTTGGGACATCGCCGCCTAAGCATTATTGACCTTTCTACAGGCAAGCAGCCAATGTTCAATGAAGATGAACGGATTGCCACTGTCTATAATGGAGAAATTTATAATTATAAAGAGATAAAAAAAGAACTTGAAGCAAAAGGGCATATATTTAAAACAGATTGCGATACTGAAGTAATCGTACATGGATATGAGCAGTGGGGCGCTGATTGTGTTGATAAATTTAACGGTATGTTCGCATTTGCTGTGTGGGATAATAGTGCAAAAAAAATGTGGGTTGTTCGTGACCGTCTGGGGATAAAGCCCCTGTATTATTATTCAGACAAAGATGTATTTATTTGTGCATCTGAGATAAGGGCAATTTTAAAGACAGGGCTGGTAAAGCCGCAATTAAATGAAAATGTGCTGGATGCCTATTTTTCACTTGGTTATGTTCCAGGGCCTGAAACAATGTTTAAAAATATAAAAAAACTTGCCCCTGGTCATTGGCTGATGGTGGACACATCCGGGATTAAAGAGCGTGAATACTGGGATTTTAATTTTAATCATATTCAGGAGATGAATTCCAATACAGCTACGCAATATATAAAGGAACTGCTTGAAGACGCTGTAGCAAAGAGGCTTATGAGTGATGTGCCCCTTGGCGCTTTTTTAAGCGGTGGCCTGGATTCTAGTCTGGTTGTGGCATTAATGAGCAATGTTACGGCCGATCCTGTTAATACCTTTACAGTCGGCTATCATGAAGGTGAAAGCGAGGAAAAGTATGCGAAGATTATAGCCGACAAATTTAAGACCAGCCATAATCTGTTTTATCTTGAATCCAACGATTTTTTTTCTTCTCTTAAAACACTGGTAAAATTTGCCGAAGAACCAATTGTTGAACCTGCGGCCATTGCTCTTTACCATATTGCAAAACTTGCCCGCAAAAAAGTAACCGTGCTTCTTTCCGGGGAGGGCAGCGATGAAATTTTTGGAGGCTATTATCTTTATCAATATATGGCAAGGATTGATAAGGCACATAAAATTTTGCCCAATTTTATTTTTCCATTATTAAAAAGCCTGGGGAATCGTGCCCCAAAAATGAAGCAACGCAAGTATCTCGACTGGCTTACGCTGCCTTTATCCGGTCGTTATCAAGGGACTTCAAGTTATCTTACAGATTCGCAAAAAAAATTATTATACACTCCTGATTTTTTTAACTCCAAATCAGATTATCTTGAATCTGTTTTTGAAGGTTATTTTGAGCGTGTTAAAAAAATGGATTCATTATCACAGATGCTTTATGTTGATACCAAAACCTGGCTTGTTGATGATCTTCTGGTTAAGGCAGATAAAATGACCATGGCAGCCTCTGTGGAACTTAGGGTTCCATTCCTGGATCACAGACTGGTGGAAGCTGCAATGGCGCTTCCTGCCAAATATAAAATAAACGGCGGAGAGGGGAAATATATTCTGAAAAAAATTGCAGAGCCTCTTTTGCCCCGTGAAATTGTATATAGAAAGAAGATGGGATTTCCAGTACCGACAAAAAAATGGTTTCAGGGAGAATTATTAAACAACGTTGCAGAAGTTATTACTAATTTGAAAGGTTCTTCATTATTTACACGGAAAATCCTTGATAAGATAATATCAGCGCACAATAAGAGGGAAGATAATAGTAAAATATTAATGACGCTTTTAGTGTTTTCAGAATGGATGCATGAGAATATATGA
- a CDS encoding glycosyltransferase family 4 protein, with protein METSDRFNILYSHRTRGEDVEGIHIKGMANAFLQLGHHVNYVAVPGATTNNVEKKLKKNEKNGGGRQSFWTFVSKFCPQLLFELMELAYNFVLYANLKKNVQKKHIDFIYERYALNTFATVWFGKKYNIPVILEVNDATGIRRVRRHKAEFLAQRIESWVFRNCDAIVTISSEFKRILCQRGVSEEKVSFLPNAVDPLVFDPFRYDDKVRSQLKLKGKTIIGFIGSFAKWHGVDMLLRVMPDVIKKIPNVYFLMVGSGVCLQDVKDKIKNSGLIEKVIFTGKVSSEYVPCYLKAMDIGVIPDSNQYGSPMKLFEYMSMKVVPVVPKLPPILDVIQDEVTGFVFDRKNVQSLKEQLIHACENKDLRKQIGKNAREQVLEKHLWIHNARSVLNLYNRIKTFS; from the coding sequence ATGGAAACTTCAGATCGGTTTAATATACTTTATTCTCACCGTACAAGGGGTGAGGATGTTGAGGGGATACACATAAAAGGCATGGCAAACGCTTTTCTTCAGCTTGGACATCATGTCAATTATGTTGCTGTCCCAGGCGCAACCACAAACAATGTGGAAAAAAAACTCAAGAAAAACGAAAAAAACGGTGGTGGACGTCAAAGTTTTTGGACGTTTGTTAGTAAATTTTGTCCGCAATTACTTTTTGAATTAATGGAGTTAGCCTATAACTTTGTATTATATGCTAATTTGAAAAAAAATGTTCAAAAAAAGCATATTGATTTTATTTACGAACGGTATGCTTTGAACACGTTTGCAACCGTTTGGTTTGGGAAAAAATATAATATACCTGTTATATTGGAGGTTAATGATGCAACAGGCATAAGGCGGGTTCGCCGGCACAAAGCAGAATTTTTGGCGCAGCGGATAGAATCGTGGGTGTTCAGGAATTGTGACGCTATTGTAACTATTTCTTCTGAATTCAAACGAATACTTTGTCAAAGGGGAGTTTCAGAGGAAAAAGTTTCATTTCTCCCCAACGCGGTTGATCCTTTGGTTTTTGATCCTTTTAGATATGATGACAAAGTACGTTCTCAGTTGAAGCTAAAAGGTAAAACAATTATAGGCTTTATAGGTTCTTTTGCCAAGTGGCATGGTGTTGATATGCTGTTGCGGGTTATGCCGGATGTGATCAAGAAGATCCCCAATGTTTATTTTTTGATGGTTGGTTCCGGCGTTTGTCTTCAGGATGTTAAAGATAAAATAAAAAACAGTGGTTTAATCGAAAAAGTGATATTTACGGGAAAAGTTTCGTCGGAATATGTACCTTGTTATTTAAAGGCGATGGATATCGGTGTTATTCCTGACTCAAATCAATACGGTTCTCCTATGAAGCTTTTTGAGTACATGTCCATGAAAGTAGTGCCGGTTGTGCCAAAACTTCCTCCAATTTTAGATGTCATACAAGATGAAGTGACAGGTTTTGTTTTTGATAGAAAAAATGTACAAAGTTTAAAGGAACAATTAATTCATGCTTGTGAAAATAAAGACCTGCGCAAACAAATAGGAAAAAATGCCAGGGAACAAGTTTTAGAAAAACATCTTTGGATACACAATGCACGTTCAGTTTTAAATCTCTATAATCGGATAAAGACCTTCTCATAA
- a CDS encoding PKD domain-containing protein, whose translation MDSIRLNKKIIIIMLFFAISIFLNSKIIYAATYYMPDDFANLRTAVAGMNGGDTLIIRDGTYSGDNNALWQFAVPPSGTADQYTTIKAEHDGEAIFPDSFLRMANVADQHYVSYEGLKSESSVRISGADHIKFLRCSFTMNVSGLSNDNCFSAGSSEYILLEDCWAWGGNHYAFLIGGDHIVLRRCVVRIDRIDCSWPMAAFSMYSSNNTVLQNCIVIDSDHDEYWFNTDERGPSFYVHHGATNVIIDSCIGLNNDNYFTGGSPGAGWDIKNSVAWSIKNRGIGARSDNGLSPGGYNINHCTMGGLVGYGVDSWGGTAGTTDVTNSIFYNISDTALHSGDIAGSSSDNNVLYANGQNYNGFSAFPNDYCSENSNAIDPIDGTPGNGIPALKYLVRIEDGSNLDGTASDGGDRGATIIKRMGKSGTFWGEPGYNLLQDGTNGQADENLWPFPNEDIIRQHMRAYSYDNGNLSGARGFCTGTSMDGSPQTLTKYIWEYLGNPIPPEIYGSQQQNTPPVANAGADPTVTDSDNNGSEEVTLDASGSYDSDGSIAGYVWSENGQQKATGESPTVILTTGVAHEIQLIVIDNLGATGEDTVQITVNPPAGDNTPPVISDVQAGNMSTQSATITWTTDEPSSSKAEYGESNNYGLEVTDLSLVTNHTISVSGLLQETAYHFKVISSDSSGNTSESDDFTFTTGAQSAQMNTLQDFEDTVLWQPGGSQDPTGNGRGWAFLSAGSGDMLEIDNIGANGTNNSLKLTFASSNDSVYFRSNDKITDHMPEAENANRMSFYVRFPEGFPIQPLPFRYDTWQLGTFIHDPDNWDDTHSATSEDDHGIHHYYSRLTIEQVGDGWVKYIVNTHPDQANYSGSTVPPDIPYYFDNFGRFCFHFGPEAGGPNPGRPFTIWIDEIKFYYDDGSVGGQIHNGGQDDAGFDGQFFADTTGQDNIPPGDVTAFNAVSGNSQVALSWTNPADTDFEGVMIRCGTDDYPANYQEGTLVCDQIGQPGSSDAFVHSDGVQNGTTYYYSAFTYDDNSNYSSTAHASATPEENPGANQAPIVTITSSYTGEANSRVNFTSSVEDPDGQIISCHWDFGDGDGNDNCNATTHTYSKPGSYTVTATSTDDDGATGADSINVLISPDVTPPKIVSAVPVQ comes from the coding sequence ATGGATTCAATCAGGTTGAATAAAAAAATTATTATTATTATGTTGTTTTTTGCTATTTCTATTTTTTTAAATAGTAAAATAATATACGCTGCAACATATTATATGCCGGATGATTTTGCTAATTTGCGAACAGCAGTCGCAGGTATGAATGGCGGCGACACGCTTATAATTAGAGACGGCACTTATTCTGGCGACAATAATGCATTATGGCAGTTTGCGGTTCCGCCAAGTGGGACGGCGGATCAGTATACAACGATTAAAGCTGAGCATGATGGGGAAGCCATTTTTCCAGACAGTTTTTTAAGGATGGCTAATGTTGCAGATCAACATTATGTTAGTTATGAAGGATTAAAATCAGAGTCGAGTGTTAGAATTTCTGGTGCAGATCATATTAAATTCCTTCGATGTTCTTTTACAATGAATGTATCAGGACTATCAAACGATAATTGTTTTAGTGCTGGGTCTTCTGAGTATATTCTTTTAGAAGATTGCTGGGCATGGGGTGGAAATCATTACGCATTTTTAATAGGTGGAGATCATATAGTTCTTAGGAGATGCGTAGTAAGAATTGATAGAATTGATTGCTCTTGGCCAATGGCGGCATTTAGTATGTATTCATCTAATAATACAGTTTTACAAAATTGTATAGTTATTGATAGTGATCATGATGAGTATTGGTTTAATACTGATGAACGAGGTCCGTCATTTTATGTGCATCATGGCGCTACTAATGTTATTATTGACAGTTGCATTGGCCTTAATAATGATAATTATTTTACAGGTGGTTCTCCTGGAGCAGGATGGGATATAAAAAATTCTGTTGCCTGGTCAATAAAAAATCGTGGCATAGGAGCGAGAAGTGATAATGGACTTTCTCCAGGTGGTTATAATATTAATCATTGTACTATGGGGGGCTTGGTAGGTTATGGAGTAGATTCGTGGGGTGGAACAGCAGGCACAACTGATGTTACTAACAGTATTTTTTATAATATTAGTGATACAGCTTTGCACAGTGGAGATATAGCAGGTTCTTCTTCGGATAATAATGTATTATATGCTAACGGACAAAATTATAATGGTTTTTCAGCATTCCCTAATGATTATTGTTCGGAAAACTCCAACGCCATCGACCCCATAGACGGCACTCCCGGTAACGGCATACCAGCTTTAAAATATCTCGTTCGTATCGAAGACGGCTCAAATCTTGACGGAACCGCAAGCGATGGAGGCGATAGAGGCGCTACAATTATCAAAAGAATGGGTAAATCAGGGACATTTTGGGGAGAACCTGGCTATAACCTTTTACAGGACGGAACAAATGGCCAGGCAGATGAAAATCTTTGGCCTTTCCCGAATGAAGATATCATTCGTCAGCACATGCGTGCCTATTCTTATGATAATGGCAATCTGAGCGGCGCCCGCGGTTTCTGCACAGGAACTTCCATGGACGGCAGCCCCCAGACACTCACAAAATACATCTGGGAATACCTCGGCAACCCAATTCCCCCCGAAATTTACGGCAGTCAGCAGCAAAACACCCCCCCTGTAGCAAATGCCGGGGCAGATCCGACAGTAACGGACTCGGATAATAACGGCAGCGAGGAAGTAACCCTTGACGCTTCAGGCTCTTATGACTCGGACGGATCAATTGCCGGCTATGTGTGGAGCGAAAACGGGCAGCAAAAAGCCACAGGAGAATCTCCAACAGTAATTTTAACCACAGGTGTCGCCCACGAGATACAATTGATTGTTATAGATAATCTGGGCGCAACAGGTGAAGATACAGTTCAAATTACAGTCAATCCTCCTGCCGGAGATAATACTCCCCCGGTTATAAGCGATGTGCAGGCAGGCAATATGTCTACACAATCTGCAACCATCACCTGGACAACTGACGAACCATCAAGCAGTAAGGCAGAATATGGCGAGTCAAATAATTATGGACTGGAAGTGACAGATTTATCCCTTGTCACTAACCATACGATATCAGTATCCGGGCTTTTGCAGGAAACCGCCTACCATTTTAAAGTTATTTCAAGCGATTCCAGCGGCAATACATCGGAATCCGATGATTTCACCTTTACCACAGGGGCACAATCCGCTCAAATGAATACCCTGCAGGATTTTGAAGACACTGTTTTGTGGCAGCCTGGCGGCAGTCAGGATCCCACCGGCAATGGCAGAGGCTGGGCCTTTCTTTCAGCAGGCTCCGGTGACATGCTTGAAATAGATAATATCGGGGCAAACGGTACAAATAATTCCTTAAAACTAACTTTTGCAAGCTCTAATGATAGTGTCTATTTTCGCTCAAACGACAAAATAACAGACCACATGCCTGAAGCGGAAAATGCCAACCGGATGAGTTTTTATGTCAGGTTCCCTGAAGGATTTCCCATACAGCCGCTTCCATTCCGGTATGACACCTGGCAGCTTGGAACATTTATTCATGACCCTGATAACTGGGATGATACCCATTCAGCAACATCAGAAGACGATCATGGCATACACCACTATTACTCACGTTTAACAATCGAGCAGGTCGGTGACGGCTGGGTAAAATATATTGTCAATACCCATCCTGACCAGGCAAATTACAGCGGCTCTACTGTTCCTCCTGATATTCCCTATTATTTTGACAACTTCGGCAGGTTCTGTTTTCACTTTGGCCCTGAAGCCGGTGGGCCAAATCCGGGTCGTCCCTTTACAATCTGGATAGATGAAATTAAATTCTATTACGATGACGGTTCTGTCGGCGGCCAGATTCATAACGGCGGCCAGGACGATGCAGGCTTCGATGGACAGTTTTTTGCTGATACTACAGGACAGGATAACATTCCCCCTGGCGATGTCACAGCATTCAACGCTGTTTCCGGCAATAGCCAGGTCGCACTAAGCTGGACGAATCCAGCAGATACAGATTTTGAAGGGGTTATGATTCGTTGCGGCACAGATGATTACCCAGCTAATTATCAGGAAGGCACGTTAGTCTGCGATCAAATTGGCCAACCCGGAAGCAGTGATGCTTTTGTGCACTCTGATGGTGTGCAAAACGGCACAACCTATTATTATTCTGCGTTTACATATGATGATAACAGTAATTATTCATCTACAGCCCATGCAAGTGCCACACCGGAGGAAAATCCCGGCGCCAACCAGGCTCCGATTGTGACTATCACAAGCAGTTATACAGGCGAAGCGAATTCCAGGGTTAATTTTACCAGCTCAGTTGAGGACCCTGATGGGCAGATAATATCATGTCACTGGGATTTCGGCGATGGAGATGGTAATGATAACTGCAACGCAACAACCCACACCTATTCCAAACCGGGCAGCTATACAGTTACCGCAACATCAACAGACGATGATGGCGCTACTGGCGCAGACTCGATTAACGTTTTAATAAGTCCTGACGTGACTCCACCGAAAATTGTAAGTGCTGTACCTGTGCAGTAG
- a CDS encoding IS3 family transposase (programmed frameshift): protein MGKIRKNYSASFKAKVALETVKKEKTISQLSSEYGVHSNQINQWRKRLLEELPDIFSKKRQKKEKDAEEFQAELYQQIGQLKVELDWLKKKLTFSIDIKRQYIEPNHSLIPVMRQCDLLGINRSTYYYQSCKDESYNLALMRLIDEEYTRYPFYGVEKMTAVLKRQGHTVNPKRIRRLMRLMGLEAIYPKPNLSKASKEHKIYPYLLRGVSIEQVDQVWSTDITYIRLNSGFIYLVAVIDWFSRYVLSYEFSTTLDKDFCIKALQGALKIAKPKIFNTDQGSQFTSDAFTGVLKKADVKISMDGRGRALDNIFVERLWRTVKYERVYLHNYETVREAIQNIGEYFGFYNNERLHQSLDYQTPAEIYFKTFPG, encoded by the exons ATGGGTAAAATTCGAAAAAATTACAGTGCATCATTCAAAGCTAAAGTAGCGCTTGAAACGGTTAAAAAGGAAAAGACGATTTCTCAACTATCTAGTGAATATGGAGTTCATTCAAATCAAATAAATCAATGGCGAAAGCGTCTATTAGAAGAATTGCCCGATATATTTTCAAAAAAGCGTCAAAAAAAAGAAAAAGACGCTGAAGAATTCCAGGCGGAGCTTTACCAACAAATCGGCCAATTAAAGGTCGAATTGGACTGGCTAAAAAAAAAA CTAACCTTCTCAATTGATATAAAGCGTCAATACATTGAGCCGAATCATTCTTTGATACCGGTAATGCGCCAGTGTGATCTTTTGGGAATAAACAGATCAACCTATTACTATCAATCCTGCAAAGATGAGAGCTATAACCTGGCTCTCATGCGATTGATAGACGAAGAATATACCCGATATCCGTTCTACGGTGTTGAAAAAATGACGGCCGTATTAAAGCGACAAGGGCACACTGTTAATCCTAAACGAATAAGACGTTTGATGCGGCTTATGGGACTTGAAGCTATATATCCAAAACCAAATTTGAGCAAAGCATCAAAAGAGCATAAAATTTATCCATACTTGCTGCGAGGCGTTTCCATTGAGCAAGTTGACCAGGTGTGGTCAACGGATATTACCTATATCCGTTTGAATTCAGGTTTTATCTATCTTGTAGCAGTGATAGACTGGTTTAGTCGGTATGTCCTGAGCTACGAATTTTCAACCACATTGGATAAGGATTTTTGTATAAAAGCCTTACAGGGTGCCTTAAAAATTGCAAAACCTAAGATTTTTAACACGGATCAAGGCAGTCAGTTTACCAGTGATGCCTTTACCGGCGTTTTAAAAAAAGCCGATGTGAAGATCAGCATGGACGGCCGGGGCCGTGCTCTGGATAACATTTTCGTAGAGCGCCTTTGGCGTACCGTGAAATATGAACGTGTTTATCTTCACAATTATGAGACCGTCAGGGAGGCTATTCAAAACATTGGAGAATATTTTGGCTTTTACAATAATGAACGACTCCATCAATCTTTGGATTACCAGACCCCGGCAGAGATATATTTTAAAACTTTTCCAGGGTAA
- a CDS encoding cation diffusion facilitator family transporter yields MNNFIAKNIFKRTLKIVNNNKHKKIIYAALIGNLAITMMKFFAASVSGSSAMLAEAFHSTADSGNQIMMLLGLARSKKAPDGRHPFGYSKELYFWAFIVAVSIFFVGAVLSIFEGIHKILHPQPIVSFRLTLIVLGLSALFEAYPWFVALREARKIKTGTGTKSYINMAVKSKNPTVMVVLFEDTAALVGLFAAFIGISLAHYLQMSVIDGITSIIIGIILLVVALFLARETKELLIGESASRADRYKMYQAVSGIPEVCKCGRLMTMHLGPDDILVNLEVEFKDNLSTDEVESAIDKIELEIKKAVPAVGKIYIEAESLRKGLADK; encoded by the coding sequence ATGAATAATTTTATTGCCAAAAACATTTTTAAACGAACTTTAAAAATTGTGAACAACAATAAACATAAAAAAATAATTTACGCTGCTTTAATCGGCAATCTTGCCATTACCATGATGAAGTTTTTTGCAGCTTCTGTTTCCGGCAGTTCGGCAATGCTGGCCGAGGCTTTTCACAGCACGGCGGATTCCGGCAATCAAATAATGATGCTGCTTGGTCTTGCCAGATCCAAAAAGGCCCCGGACGGGCGGCATCCTTTTGGTTACAGCAAGGAATTATATTTCTGGGCATTTATTGTGGCTGTATCCATCTTCTTTGTGGGAGCGGTTCTTTCGATTTTTGAAGGTATCCATAAAATTTTACACCCTCAGCCGATAGTGTCTTTCCGTCTGACATTAATTGTGCTGGGATTATCTGCACTATTTGAAGCCTACCCCTGGTTTGTGGCCTTGCGTGAAGCAAGAAAAATAAAAACAGGAACAGGCACTAAAAGTTACATTAATATGGCGGTAAAATCAAAAAATCCGACAGTTATGGTTGTGCTTTTTGAAGATACGGCGGCCTTGGTTGGACTTTTTGCGGCTTTTATCGGCATCAGCCTGGCCCATTATCTTCAGATGTCGGTAATAGACGGCATCACAAGTATCATAATCGGCATCATCCTTCTGGTGGTTGCCCTGTTTCTGGCAAGAGAAACAAAAGAGCTGCTTATCGGCGAGAGCGCAAGCAGGGCGGATCGATACAAAATGTACCAGGCCGTATCAGGGATACCGGAAGTATGCAAGTGCGGCAGATTAATGACAATGCACCTGGGGCCGGATGACATTCTTGTAAATCTGGAAGTTGAGTTTAAGGACAACCTGTCCACAGATGAAGTTGAATCTGCGATTGACAAGATTGAATTGGAAATAAAAAAAGCAGTGCCGGCAGTCGGGAAGATATATATCGAAGCGGAATCGTTACGAAAGGGCCTGGCCGACAAATGA